A single genomic interval of Halorubrum aethiopicum harbors:
- a CDS encoding type II glyceraldehyde-3-phosphate dehydrogenase, which translates to MIRVGVNGYGTIGKRVADAVAAQPDMELVGVTKTKPNYETEAAVQRGYDLYAAIADRADEFETAGVGIAGTLSDLLEAVDVVVDCAPSGIGAQNRSVYAAHDTPAIFQGGEDADVADASFNARTNFEAGREADTLRVVSCNTTGLARLLAPLEESYGVEKARVTLVRRGGDPSETERGPINDVVPDPTTVPSHHGPDVNTVLPDVTVDTAALKAPVTTMHTHSVNVTLRESPTTEAVRDLLADEPRIFTIPEAAAIDGAGKLKEYAMDRGRPRGDLWENCVWEESINVSGRDLYLFENVHQEADVVPENVDAIRALTTDLSAAESVERTNEALGVGLESLLSSGDDARNPITADD; encoded by the coding sequence ATGATACGCGTGGGCGTCAACGGCTACGGGACGATCGGGAAACGCGTCGCGGACGCGGTCGCGGCCCAGCCCGACATGGAACTCGTCGGCGTCACGAAGACGAAACCGAACTACGAGACCGAGGCGGCGGTCCAGCGCGGCTACGACCTCTATGCCGCGATCGCCGATCGCGCGGACGAGTTCGAGACCGCGGGCGTCGGGATCGCCGGCACCCTCTCCGACCTGCTCGAGGCCGTCGACGTCGTCGTCGACTGTGCGCCCTCCGGGATCGGCGCGCAGAACCGGTCGGTGTACGCGGCCCACGACACGCCCGCGATCTTCCAGGGCGGCGAGGACGCCGACGTGGCGGACGCCTCCTTCAACGCCCGGACGAACTTCGAGGCCGGCCGCGAGGCCGACACCCTGCGCGTGGTCTCGTGTAACACCACGGGGCTCGCCCGCCTCCTCGCGCCGCTGGAGGAGTCGTACGGGGTCGAGAAGGCCCGCGTCACCCTGGTCCGGCGCGGCGGCGACCCGAGCGAGACCGAGCGCGGCCCGATAAACGACGTGGTGCCCGACCCGACGACGGTCCCCTCCCACCACGGCCCGGACGTGAACACCGTCCTGCCGGACGTCACCGTCGACACCGCCGCGCTGAAGGCCCCGGTGACCACGATGCACACCCACAGCGTCAACGTCACGCTCCGGGAGTCCCCGACCACCGAGGCGGTCCGCGACCTGCTCGCCGACGAGCCCCGGATCTTCACCATCCCCGAGGCGGCCGCCATCGACGGGGCCGGCAAACTGAAGGAGTACGCGATGGACCGCGGTCGACCCCGCGGCGACCTCTGGGAGAACTGCGTCTGGGAGGAGTCGATAAACGTCTCCGGACGCGACCTGTACCTCTTCGAGAACGTCCACCAGGAGGCGGACGTGGTCCCCGAGAACGTCGACGCGATCCGCGCGCTGACGACGGACCTCTCCGCGGCGGAGTCGGTGGAGCGCACGAACGAGGCGCTCGGCGTCGGGTTGGAGAGCCTCCTCTCGTCCGGGGACGACGCCCGTAACCCGATCACCGCGGACGACTGA
- a CDS encoding aminopeptidase has translation MSDHLAEAARTAVDQCLDVKADESVVVVTDDEREPIGEALYAAATAATDDATLLKYPPSDQHGTEPPAPVAAAMAESDVFCAPTTKSLSHTRARGAACDAGSRGATLPGITEEVFVTGLDADYAAIDAACDRTLDAVGDAEEIRVTSPAGTDVTFGIGDREWLADTGMVHDPGDFSNLPAGEVFVAPETATGTYVVDGTMMPHGLLDDGEALAFEVEDGLVTAIEDDAIRADVEAAAEEVGDAAYNLAELGIGTNVGVEELVGSVLLDEKAAGTVHVAIGDNAGIGGETDAPLHLDGIIRNPTVYADGEEVALPSP, from the coding sequence ATGAGCGATCACCTCGCGGAGGCGGCCCGGACCGCCGTCGACCAGTGCCTGGACGTGAAGGCGGACGAGTCAGTGGTCGTCGTCACCGACGACGAGCGCGAGCCGATCGGGGAGGCGCTGTACGCGGCGGCGACCGCGGCCACCGACGACGCGACGCTGCTGAAGTACCCGCCGAGCGACCAACACGGGACCGAGCCGCCCGCCCCCGTCGCGGCCGCGATGGCCGAGAGCGACGTCTTCTGTGCGCCCACGACGAAGAGCCTGAGCCACACCCGCGCCCGCGGGGCCGCCTGCGACGCCGGCTCGCGCGGCGCGACGCTCCCGGGGATCACGGAGGAGGTGTTCGTCACCGGGCTCGACGCCGACTACGCCGCCATCGACGCCGCCTGCGACCGGACGCTCGACGCGGTCGGCGACGCCGAGGAGATCCGCGTCACGTCGCCGGCGGGAACGGACGTCACCTTCGGGATCGGCGACCGCGAGTGGCTCGCCGACACGGGGATGGTCCACGACCCCGGCGACTTCTCGAACCTGCCGGCCGGCGAGGTGTTCGTCGCGCCGGAGACCGCGACCGGGACCTACGTCGTCGACGGGACGATGATGCCCCACGGCCTGCTCGACGACGGCGAGGCGCTCGCCTTCGAGGTCGAGGACGGCCTGGTCACCGCGATCGAGGACGACGCGATCCGCGCCGACGTCGAGGCCGCCGCGGAGGAGGTCGGCGACGCCGCCTACAACCTCGCCGAGCTCGGGATCGGCACCAACGTCGGCGTCGAGGAGCTCGTCGGCTCCGTCCTCCTCGACGAGAAGGCGGCGGGGACGGTCCACGTCGCCATCGGCGATAACGCCGGGATCGGGGGCGAGACCGACGCGCCGCTCCATCTCGACGGGATCATCCGGAACCCGACCGTCTACGCCGACGGCGAGGAGGTCGCGCTGCCGAGCCCCTGA
- a CDS encoding HVO_0234 family beta-propeller protein, with the protein MAPAEDDISIEEKRVYAGSAGRTDAYVATETGVVRAAISGDKIGEFELAVRAPARDVAVLGRPGTADLLAVATAEALSVAPVGDDPAFVPAGIGPAVAVGVHGGAFLVADAGGAIHRVDVDAEPGADEISGIDASRIGSVDDPRAIDGPLVAAADGVHRVVGAVGPSAVGGSPTVEAAGLEDARDVAGTGVPLAATSTGLHWLGNGWMTANEGDAIAVAADGDGHAMAVVDGDLRVHPGADGVPAAPTGGVVDDGWDADAWTDASLPVEERPAALGYGPGVSVAVTDAGTLCVDAGDGWRHQALGVPGVAGVALAAVE; encoded by the coding sequence ATGGCACCCGCCGAGGACGACATCTCGATCGAGGAGAAGCGCGTGTACGCCGGCTCCGCGGGCCGGACCGACGCGTACGTCGCGACCGAAACCGGCGTCGTCCGGGCCGCGATCTCCGGCGACAAGATCGGCGAGTTCGAGCTGGCCGTCCGCGCTCCCGCCCGCGACGTCGCCGTCCTCGGCCGTCCGGGGACCGCCGACCTGCTCGCCGTCGCGACGGCGGAGGCGCTGTCGGTCGCGCCGGTCGGCGACGACCCCGCGTTCGTCCCCGCGGGGATCGGCCCCGCCGTCGCGGTCGGCGTCCACGGCGGGGCGTTCCTCGTCGCGGACGCCGGGGGCGCGATCCACCGGGTCGACGTCGACGCCGAGCCCGGGGCGGACGAGATCTCGGGGATCGACGCGAGCCGGATCGGGAGCGTCGACGACCCGCGGGCGATCGACGGGCCGCTGGTGGCCGCGGCCGACGGCGTTCACCGGGTCGTCGGGGCCGTGGGACCGAGCGCGGTCGGCGGCTCCCCGACCGTCGAGGCCGCCGGGCTGGAGGACGCCCGCGACGTCGCGGGGACGGGCGTCCCGCTCGCGGCGACGTCGACGGGACTCCACTGGCTCGGAAACGGGTGGATGACGGCGAACGAGGGGGACGCGATCGCCGTCGCCGCCGACGGCGACGGCCACGCGATGGCGGTCGTCGACGGGGACCTCCGCGTTCACCCCGGCGCGGACGGGGTCCCCGCCGCGCCGACCGGCGGGGTCGTCGACGACGGCTGGGACGCGGACGCCTGGACCGACGCGTCGCTTCCGGTCGAGGAGCGGCCGGCCGCGCTCGGCTACGGCCCCGGCGTGTCGGTCGCCGTCACCGACGCCGGGACGCTGTGTGTCGACGCGGGCGACGGCTGGCGACACCAGGCGCTCGGCGTCCCCGGGGTCGCGGGCGTCGCGCTGGCGGCCGTGGAGTGA
- a CDS encoding nucleoside recognition protein, producing the protein MQSVVAELAGLLAEVLPRLARISAFIAAGVFAANVAVAFGLIRYVAGLSGYLTRPANLPDEVGTAILTTAASTTAGYATLAEYRESGLLDDRATLVAVVINTFFGFVQHVFTYYVPVLIPILGATTGVLYVSARAGIALAITVTGVLLGGILVSERNVDRSALAEVDAAGPDADDRTREERVREAAEKSWSTLRRIVPRLAVVYTLVIAFVANYDVESLTAVAEPLTGALGLPSAAVPVIAVYTLDTTAGAVAIQPLLGTAFIPRTAVATLLIGGILSFAVSTFRRSIPFQYGIWGASFGTKVIVVNTALKLVFISLTVALLLVPAW; encoded by the coding sequence GTGCAATCGGTCGTCGCCGAGCTCGCGGGACTGCTCGCCGAGGTCCTGCCGCGGCTCGCGCGGATCTCCGCGTTTATCGCCGCCGGGGTGTTCGCCGCGAACGTCGCGGTCGCGTTCGGGCTGATCCGGTACGTGGCCGGCCTCTCGGGGTACCTCACGCGGCCCGCGAACCTCCCGGACGAGGTGGGCACCGCCATCCTCACGACCGCGGCGTCGACGACCGCGGGGTACGCCACGCTCGCGGAGTACCGCGAATCGGGGCTGCTCGACGACCGCGCGACGCTCGTCGCCGTCGTCATCAACACGTTCTTCGGGTTCGTCCAGCACGTGTTCACCTACTACGTCCCGGTCCTGATCCCGATCCTCGGGGCGACGACGGGCGTCCTCTACGTCTCCGCGCGCGCCGGCATCGCGCTCGCGATCACGGTCACGGGCGTACTCCTCGGCGGGATCCTCGTCTCCGAACGCAACGTGGACCGGTCGGCGCTCGCCGAGGTCGACGCCGCCGGCCCCGACGCCGACGACCGGACCCGCGAGGAACGCGTCCGCGAGGCCGCCGAGAAGTCGTGGTCGACGCTCCGGCGGATCGTCCCCCGGCTGGCGGTCGTGTACACGCTCGTGATCGCGTTCGTGGCCAACTACGACGTGGAGTCGCTGACGGCGGTCGCGGAGCCGCTCACGGGCGCGCTCGGGCTGCCGAGCGCCGCGGTCCCCGTGATCGCGGTGTACACTCTCGATACCACCGCCGGCGCGGTCGCCATCCAGCCGCTTCTGGGGACGGCGTTCATCCCCCGGACCGCGGTCGCGACCCTGCTCATCGGCGGCATCCTCTCGTTCGCCGTCTCGACGTTCCGGCGCTCGATCCCGTTCCAGTACGGGATCTGGGGGGCGTCGTTCGGGACGAAGGTGATCGTCGTCAACACGGCGCTGAAGCTGGTCTTCATCTCGCTCACCGTCGCGCTACTTCTCGTTCCGGCGTGGTGA
- a CDS encoding MFS transporter codes for MFDRLGFDSVPRETALVIGLVSGSHVVNHLYLVLFPPILATLAADFDVGLAALGVAMGVQAFVNTALQLPYGYLSDNYDRVVTLACCLGLGALGAGILAVAPTFEVLLVGQAVLGAGIAGHHPAHFPLLSDASSADLRGKAYSAHGFAGNLGFAAPPVIILGVTSLSGATWRHAFGLIAAVGAVYGAIACYVLARHVSDEVTRPNPDAGDARTEATSRLARIREELRALGASRPILGLGVVALLASTAFWGVSSYLVVFLENGYGVASGIASLSLTAMFVAGAALILAGGVLADRFRPGPILAVAYLLVGVAVFALASEIAPPLVAVGIGVLAGSLGSLGLPARDKLADLLSARSDIGRNFAVVTIGIMIGNTVAPPLFGALIESSGYRATFALVGAFAVLAAVATVVIVARYRDGIRDGAAAAAAGE; via the coding sequence ATGTTCGACCGCCTCGGGTTCGATTCCGTGCCCCGTGAGACCGCCCTCGTGATCGGACTCGTGAGCGGGTCGCACGTCGTGAACCACCTGTATCTCGTGTTGTTCCCGCCGATCCTGGCGACGCTCGCCGCCGACTTCGACGTGGGGCTCGCGGCGCTGGGCGTCGCGATGGGCGTCCAGGCGTTCGTCAACACCGCCCTCCAGCTGCCGTACGGCTACCTCTCCGACAACTACGACCGCGTCGTCACGCTCGCGTGCTGTCTCGGGCTCGGCGCGCTCGGCGCGGGGATCCTCGCGGTCGCGCCCACCTTCGAGGTCCTCCTCGTCGGGCAGGCCGTGTTGGGCGCGGGCATCGCCGGCCACCACCCGGCGCACTTCCCGCTGCTCTCGGACGCCAGCAGCGCCGACCTCCGCGGGAAGGCCTACAGCGCGCACGGCTTCGCCGGAAACCTCGGGTTCGCCGCCCCGCCCGTGATCATCCTCGGGGTCACGTCGCTGTCCGGCGCGACGTGGCGGCACGCGTTCGGGCTCATCGCCGCCGTCGGGGCCGTCTACGGCGCGATCGCCTGCTACGTGCTCGCCAGACACGTGAGCGACGAGGTGACGCGACCGAACCCCGACGCCGGCGACGCCCGCACGGAGGCGACCTCCCGGCTCGCCCGGATCCGCGAGGAGCTCCGCGCGCTCGGCGCGTCGCGGCCGATCCTCGGGCTCGGCGTGGTCGCGCTGCTCGCCTCGACGGCGTTCTGGGGCGTCTCCTCGTACCTCGTGGTGTTCTTGGAGAACGGCTACGGCGTCGCCTCCGGGATCGCGAGCCTCTCGCTCACGGCGATGTTCGTCGCGGGCGCGGCCCTGATACTCGCCGGCGGGGTGTTGGCCGACCGGTTCCGACCGGGTCCGATCCTCGCGGTCGCCTACCTGCTCGTCGGCGTCGCCGTCTTCGCGCTGGCGTCGGAGATCGCCCCGCCGCTCGTCGCGGTCGGGATCGGCGTGCTCGCCGGGAGCCTCGGGAGCCTCGGCCTTCCCGCCCGCGACAAGCTCGCCGACCTGCTGTCGGCGCGCAGCGACATCGGGCGCAACTTCGCGGTCGTGACGATCGGGATCATGATCGGGAACACGGTCGCGCCGCCGCTGTTCGGCGCGCTCATCGAGTCGAGCGGCTACCGCGCGACGTTCGCGCTCGTCGGCGCGTTCGCCGTGCTCGCCGCGGTCGCGACGGTCGTCATCGTGGCCCGCTACCGCGACGGCATTCGGGACGGGGCGGCGGCGGCCGCGGCGGGGGAGTGA
- the katG gene encoding catalase/peroxidase HPI: MPRDNSDWWPNQLDLDLLDEHAGNPGPLDEEFDYADAFEELDLDAVKADIEEVMTTSQEWWPADYGHYGPLFIRMAWHSAGTYRTHDGRGGAAGGRQRLPPLNSWPDNVNLDKARRLLWPVKRKYGRKLSWADLIVLTGNVALESMGFETFGFAGGREDEFKPDDAVDWGPEDEWESTSAERFEEDGRLDDALGNTVMGLIYVNPEGPNGEPDLEGSAANIRDTFSHMAMNDKETVALIAGGHTFGKVHGADSGDNLGPEPEDAPIDLQGLGWDNEFGEGKGPDTITSGIEGPWNATPTSWDLSYVNNLLSYEWEPEKGPGGAWQWTTKNDELDGAAPGVADPGDKEDVMMLTTDVALKHDDDFRAVLEEFRDDPDEFQQSFAKAWYKLIHRDMGPPERFLGPEVPEETMLWQDPLPDADYDVVGEAEIADLEELISESDLSVSERVETAWASASTFRHSDKRGGANGARIRLEPQRSWEVNDPDQLASVLETYEGIQAEFNDSRDDDVRVSLADLIVLGGNLAVEEAAAAAGHDVDVPFEPGRVDATQEETDEESFEVLEPEVDAFRNYLGEDLPREPEHEMVDRAELLTLSVPELTVLVGGMRVLDANYDGSDRGVFTDEPETLTNDFFVNLLDFDRDWEPVDEEEEVFELRDPETGEVDWTATRLDLIFGSNARLRAVAEVYGAEDGEEKFVRDFVDAWSKVMTLDRFDR, from the coding sequence ATGCCAAGAGACAACTCCGATTGGTGGCCGAACCAGCTGGACCTGGATCTCCTCGACGAGCACGCCGGTAACCCCGGACCGCTCGACGAGGAGTTCGACTACGCCGACGCGTTCGAGGAGCTCGACCTCGACGCGGTGAAGGCGGACATCGAGGAGGTAATGACGACGTCACAGGAGTGGTGGCCGGCCGACTACGGCCACTACGGCCCGCTCTTCATCCGGATGGCGTGGCACAGCGCCGGCACGTACCGAACGCACGACGGCCGCGGCGGCGCGGCCGGCGGCCGACAGCGGCTCCCGCCGCTCAACAGCTGGCCGGACAACGTCAACCTCGACAAGGCGCGGCGACTGCTCTGGCCGGTCAAACGGAAGTACGGTCGAAAGCTCTCGTGGGCGGACCTGATCGTCCTCACCGGGAACGTCGCCCTCGAGTCGATGGGCTTCGAGACGTTCGGCTTCGCGGGCGGCCGCGAGGACGAGTTCAAGCCCGACGACGCCGTCGACTGGGGTCCCGAGGACGAGTGGGAGTCCACCTCCGCGGAGCGCTTCGAGGAGGACGGACGCCTCGACGACGCGCTCGGGAACACCGTCATGGGCCTCATCTACGTGAACCCCGAGGGCCCGAACGGCGAGCCGGACCTGGAGGGGTCCGCGGCGAACATCCGCGACACCTTCAGCCACATGGCGATGAACGACAAGGAGACGGTCGCGCTCATCGCCGGCGGCCACACCTTCGGCAAGGTCCACGGGGCCGACTCCGGCGACAACCTCGGCCCGGAGCCCGAGGACGCGCCGATCGACCTCCAGGGACTCGGCTGGGACAACGAGTTCGGCGAGGGGAAAGGCCCCGACACGATCACGAGCGGGATCGAGGGGCCGTGGAACGCCACGCCGACCTCGTGGGACCTGAGCTACGTCAACAACCTGCTCAGCTACGAGTGGGAGCCGGAGAAGGGCCCCGGCGGCGCGTGGCAGTGGACCACGAAGAACGACGAGCTCGACGGTGCCGCCCCGGGCGTCGCCGACCCCGGGGACAAGGAGGACGTGATGATGCTGACGACGGACGTCGCGTTGAAACACGACGACGACTTCCGGGCGGTCCTAGAGGAGTTCCGCGACGACCCCGACGAGTTCCAGCAGTCGTTCGCGAAGGCGTGGTACAAGCTCATCCACCGCGACATGGGCCCGCCGGAGCGGTTCCTCGGCCCCGAGGTCCCCGAGGAGACGATGCTCTGGCAGGACCCGCTTCCCGACGCCGACTACGACGTCGTCGGCGAGGCCGAGATCGCCGACCTCGAGGAGCTGATCTCGGAGTCCGACCTCTCGGTCTCCGAGCGGGTCGAGACCGCGTGGGCGTCCGCGTCCACGTTCCGCCACAGCGACAAGCGCGGCGGCGCGAACGGCGCGCGGATCCGCCTCGAGCCCCAGCGGAGCTGGGAGGTCAACGACCCCGACCAGCTGGCGTCCGTACTGGAGACCTACGAGGGGATCCAGGCGGAGTTCAACGACTCGCGCGACGACGACGTGCGGGTGTCGCTCGCCGACCTGATCGTCCTCGGCGGGAACCTCGCCGTCGAGGAGGCCGCCGCGGCCGCCGGCCACGACGTCGACGTCCCGTTCGAGCCGGGACGCGTCGACGCCACCCAGGAGGAGACGGACGAGGAGTCCTTCGAGGTGCTCGAGCCGGAGGTCGACGCCTTCCGCAACTACCTCGGCGAGGACCTGCCCCGCGAGCCGGAACACGAGATGGTCGACAGGGCCGAGCTGCTGACGCTGTCCGTCCCCGAGCTGACGGTCCTCGTCGGCGGCATGCGCGTCCTCGACGCGAACTACGACGGTTCCGACCGCGGCGTGTTCACCGACGAGCCGGAGACGCTGACGAACGACTTCTTCGTCAACCTGCTCGACTTCGATCGCGACTGGGAGCCCGTCGACGAGGAGGAGGAGGTCTTCGAGCTCCGCGACCCCGAGACCGGCGAGGTCGACTGGACGGCGACGCGGCTCGACCTGATCTTCGGGTCGAACGCCCGCCTCCGCGCCGTCGCGGAGGTCTACGGCGCCGAGGACGGCGAGGAGAAGTTCGTCCGGGACTTCGTCGACGCGTGGAGCAAGGTCATGACGCTCGACCGCTTCGACCGCTGA
- a CDS encoding phosphoribosylamine--glycine ligase: MDTKRFLFVSADAALITDLAWQVHREGHDVKYYIEAESDREIGDGFVPKTDDWRANVEWADVVVFDDIWVGSDVGTGALAEELREDGHAVVGGTPNTDRLEEDRGYAMEVLEDHGVNTVEHHVFDSFDAGIQHVREHPAPYVIKPLGEVQNVKRLLYVGNEDDGSDIVDVLKAYKKAWGHRMKGFQLQRKVEGVEIAICGFFDGNEFIDKVNFNFEHKKLFPGNIGPSTGEMGTSMFWAGQNKLFTETFGKIEGWLADEGYVGSIDINCIVNENGIYPLEFTPRFGYPTIALQEESIESSTGEFFHDLAHGNDPDPEVHRGYQIGVRVVLPPFPFDDEKTYDENSRNAAVVFETESREGIHLEDAKQVDGQWRVAGDNGMPIVVTGKGDTMGAAREQAYDRIDEVVMPNMYYRDDIGERWIDGDGDRLQAWGYLGP; encoded by the coding sequence ATGGACACCAAGCGTTTCCTGTTCGTCTCCGCCGACGCCGCGCTGATCACCGACCTGGCCTGGCAGGTACATCGCGAGGGCCACGACGTGAAGTACTACATCGAGGCCGAAAGCGACCGGGAGATCGGCGACGGCTTCGTCCCGAAGACGGACGACTGGCGCGCGAACGTCGAGTGGGCCGACGTGGTCGTCTTCGACGACATCTGGGTCGGCTCCGACGTCGGGACCGGCGCGCTCGCCGAGGAGCTGCGGGAGGACGGGCACGCCGTCGTCGGCGGGACGCCGAACACCGACCGCCTCGAGGAGGACCGGGGATACGCGATGGAGGTCCTCGAGGACCACGGCGTGAACACCGTCGAACACCACGTCTTCGATAGTTTCGACGCGGGGATCCAACACGTCAGGGAACATCCCGCCCCGTACGTCATCAAACCGCTCGGCGAGGTCCAGAACGTGAAGCGCCTGCTCTACGTCGGCAACGAGGACGACGGGAGCGACATCGTGGACGTACTGAAGGCGTACAAGAAGGCGTGGGGCCACCGGATGAAGGGGTTCCAGCTACAGCGGAAGGTCGAGGGCGTCGAGATCGCCATCTGCGGGTTCTTCGACGGCAACGAGTTCATCGATAAAGTCAATTTTAATTTTGAGCACAAGAAACTGTTTCCCGGGAACATCGGCCCCTCGACCGGCGAGATGGGAACCTCGATGTTCTGGGCGGGCCAGAACAAACTCTTCACGGAGACCTTCGGGAAGATCGAAGGGTGGCTCGCTGACGAGGGGTACGTCGGGAGTATCGACATCAACTGCATCGTCAACGAGAACGGGATCTACCCGCTGGAGTTCACGCCGCGGTTCGGCTACCCGACGATCGCCCTCCAGGAGGAGTCGATCGAGTCCTCGACCGGCGAGTTCTTCCACGACCTCGCGCACGGCAACGACCCCGACCCGGAGGTCCATCGAGGATACCAGATCGGCGTGCGGGTCGTCCTCCCGCCGTTCCCGTTCGACGACGAGAAGACCTACGACGAGAACTCCCGGAACGCCGCCGTCGTCTTCGAGACCGAGAGCCGCGAGGGGATCCACCTCGAGGACGCGAAGCAGGTCGACGGCCAGTGGCGCGTCGCCGGCGACAACGGGATGCCGATCGTCGTGACCGGCAAGGGCGACACGATGGGGGCCGCCCGCGAGCAGGCGTACGACCGGATCGACGAGGTCGTGATGCCGAACATGTACTACCGCGACGACATCGGCGAGCGCTGGATCGACGGCGACGGCGACCGACTCCAGGCGTGGGGGTATCTCGGTCCGTAG
- a CDS encoding cupin domain-containing protein — MTVVESLAELDGTPHAAVFPGTEPKTVRLRLDAGESVPAHTHPDRRVLLYVVDGVVELRVGDEEHELSAGDVARFDGSREVSPRAVEAATALVVLAERVDD; from the coding sequence GTGACGGTCGTCGAGTCCCTCGCGGAACTCGACGGGACGCCACACGCCGCCGTCTTTCCCGGCACGGAGCCGAAGACGGTCCGCCTCCGGCTCGACGCGGGCGAGTCGGTCCCCGCGCACACCCATCCCGACAGGCGGGTCCTCCTCTACGTGGTCGACGGGGTCGTCGAGCTGCGAGTCGGCGACGAGGAGCACGAGCTGAGCGCCGGCGATGTCGCCCGGTTCGACGGCTCGCGGGAGGTCTCGCCCCGGGCGGTCGAGGCCGCGACCGCGCTCGTCGTCCTGGCGGAGCGGGTCGACGACTGA
- a CDS encoding cupin domain-containing protein — MPATDLDAERVRDADRFATSGVFRSDRMKVVCGYFEPGQFIPVHAPDSDVAIVVQSGSGVVREGETDRPVAPGDLVVVEAGTARGVKASDGERLEAVLVTAPPPTDAEHEPVREGIRRGTFDPREGSE, encoded by the coding sequence GTGCCGGCGACCGACCTCGACGCCGAGCGCGTCCGCGACGCCGACCGATTCGCGACGAGCGGGGTCTTCCGGAGCGACCGGATGAAGGTCGTCTGCGGGTACTTCGAGCCGGGACAGTTCATCCCGGTTCACGCCCCCGACAGCGACGTGGCGATCGTCGTTCAGTCGGGCTCGGGGGTCGTCCGGGAGGGGGAGACGGACCGCCCCGTGGCCCCCGGCGACCTCGTCGTCGTGGAGGCGGGAACCGCACGCGGGGTCAAAGCGAGCGACGGGGAGCGCCTCGAGGCGGTGCTCGTCACCGCGCCGCCGCCGACCGACGCGGAACACGAGCCGGTCCGGGAGGGGATACGTCGCGGGACGTTCGATCCCCGGGAGGGATCGGAGTGA
- a CDS encoding DUF2249 domain-containing protein: MPTLDVRDVPPVNRHDRIHEEFEAMDPGETLTIVNDHEPKPLFYEMAAEVPSFDEDGYEVRREAENEFVAAFPKAEE, translated from the coding sequence ATGCCGACACTCGACGTCCGCGACGTCCCGCCGGTGAACCGTCACGATCGGATCCACGAGGAGTTCGAGGCCATGGACCCCGGGGAGACGCTGACGATCGTCAACGACCACGAGCCGAAGCCGCTGTTCTACGAGATGGCCGCCGAGGTACCCTCCTTCGACGAGGACGGGTACGAGGTGCGCCGGGAGGCGGAAAACGAGTTCGTCGCGGCGTTCCCGAAGGCGGAGGAGTAG
- a CDS encoding DUF2249 domain-containing protein, giving the protein MRANRSEADRHEADRPETDRTLDVRDVDGEPFDRIVAELETLPPDESLLLVNGFEPEPLYAVLERRGFEHEATADREDGCEVWYVEIRHA; this is encoded by the coding sequence ATGCGCGCGAACCGATCCGAAGCGGACCGACACGAGGCGGACCGACCCGAGACGGACCGAACGCTCGACGTTCGTGACGTCGACGGGGAGCCGTTCGACCGCATCGTGGCGGAACTCGAGACGCTCCCGCCGGACGAGTCGCTCCTGCTGGTGAACGGCTTCGAGCCCGAGCCGCTGTACGCGGTCCTCGAACGCCGCGGGTTCGAACACGAGGCGACGGCGGACCGCGAGGACGGCTGCGAGGTGTGGTACGTCGAGATACGCCATGCCTGA
- a CDS encoding DUF2249 domain-containing protein — protein sequence MPDVAALLDRTDVPADRERETLDARDLPPPRPLKDTLERLAALDDDVALVQFNDRRPRHLYPRLDDRGYRHETVEDGETVVTVIWTEREPAE from the coding sequence ATGCCCGACGTGGCCGCGCTTCTCGACCGGACGGACGTCCCGGCGGACCGGGAACGCGAGACGCTCGACGCGCGGGACCTCCCGCCGCCCCGGCCGCTCAAGGACACCCTGGAGCGGCTGGCGGCGCTCGACGACGACGTGGCGTTGGTCCAGTTCAACGACCGCCGGCCGCGACACCTCTACCCGCGGCTGGACGACCGGGGGTACCGCCACGAGACCGTCGAGGACGGCGAGACGGTCGTGACCGTGATCTGGACCGAGCGTGAGCCGGCGGAGTAG